Within Enterobacter sp. RHBSTW-00175, the genomic segment TTTCCTGACCATCACGCCCTCGTCGTATTCCGGGGGCGTGGTGTTGCCGCTGTACTGCCGCTCTGACGGCTTATACCGCGACCCCGGTACCGCCATATCCAGCGCCTCATGCGGGCGTTCAAGGTTATAGACTGTCCGCCAGTGGTCGAAGGCGCGCTGCAGTTCGCCCCCGCTCGCGAACCACTTCCCCTGCAGCACTTCTGCCTTCAGGCTCCGGTGAAAACGCTCCAGCTTACCCTGCGTCTGCGGATGATACGGCCGGGAGTGCCCCACCCGGATACCCAGACGCATCAGCCACAGCTCCAGCGCCGTCCAGGTGCCGGTGGTGTCTCCCCACGGAGAACCGTTGTCCATCGTCATCCGGTCCGGCAGGCCGTAGCGCTCAAACACGCTGACCAGCTGCTGCTGCACGGTCTCGCGCCGTTCATCGGTACAGTGCGCCAGGCACAGGGAAAATCGGGAGTGGTCGTCCAGCAGGGTGAGCGGATGGCAGCGGCCGCCTCCAAAGGGAAAGTGGCCCTTAAAATCCATCTGCCAGAGGCGGTTCGGCGCGTCATGTTCGAACCGTCCCGTGGCGGGAATGCCCGGTGAAGTGCCCGGCAGCAGACCGTGACGGGCCATGAGGTTATGGACGGTGCTGAAGGCGGGCATGGTGTGCCCCTGGTCTTCCAGCCAGCGCTTTATCTTGCGTGCGCCCCAGCGTTCATGGCGGTCATGCGCTATACGCAGCAGGGCAGTGATGTCGTCAGATGAGCGGTTCGGGGAATGGTGCGGTATGCGCGGGCGGTCCTGAAGGCCGGAGGCCCCTTCCTCCGCCCAGCGGCGAAGCCACTTATAGCCGGTGGCAGGTGAAATGCCGAAGCGACGGCAGAGGGAACGGATGTTCGCCCCGTCCTGCGAGGCGAACAAAACAAACTCGGTACGTAATGACATGGTATCTCTCGCATCCCAGGACATAAGCGACTCCATAAACGGGTTCTTATGCCTTAGTTGTAAGTGTCTACCATGTCCCCGAACAAGTGTTCACTATGTCCCCGGACCGTACAGTGGGAGAGGGCCGGGGTGAGGGGCACAGCGCGCAGAAATCTTACTTCAGCGTCCCCACCAGCGCCTTACGGCTGTCTTCCAGCGATACCACGCGCTTACACACGTCTTTACCGAACTGCTGGAAATCATCTTCCTGATTCTTCCATTCGTTCTGAATCGAGGTCTGTAGGCCGCCCAGACTACCTAAAACGCCCTGCAATGGGTTTCCGCCGCCTTTTAGCACAGCTTTGGCACCCATTTCGTTGATGCTGTCCTGCAAGATACCGCCCATCGCCTGATTCACCAGTTGCTGCCCATCGGCACGGACCTGGTCAATCGCTTTATAGTGGAACGTCAGGCCATCGGTACGATGCTCAATAATGCGGTTCATCTGCTCTTTTAGCTGTTTGTCCAGCTTGGTCAGGCGAGTACGCATATTGCTGCTCTCACCCACCTCTTTGGTGATGATTTTATCCAGTGCGACACGGCTCTTTTCAACGCGTGTCAGCGCACCTTCATCAATCCACGGCAGCGCGGTACGCAAATCTGCCTGATAATCTTTTGCCTGCTCGCGCTGCGCGGCGCTCAGATTGTACTGTTTGCCGTTAAACGTTACGTTGCCATCTGGTGTAATCACCAGATTGCCGTTTTCGCCTTTAACCTGCACGGTTTGCGGGCTTAATACCACATCGTCGCGCGGCGTCACGCCACATTTATACTCCGCATGGGCGGTGAATCCGGTTGCCATTAATGCAACAGCCAGCAACGTTTTGCGCATCATAAAAACTCCCTCAGACAAAATGGGCCAGCTAATGCTGGCCCCTTGATGCTTACTTAGTCCCACCAAATATCGAAAAGTTCGCTGATACGCACGTCTTCAAATTTGCGGTCTTCAAGCCATTTACGTACTGCTGCCTGATGTTCTTCAGTGCATTTACCCACTTCTTGCAGGCAAATCAGGCCTTCCCATGACAGGTAACCACTGCCGTCAAACGCCAGCTTGTTGGGTTCAATCACGTCGCTAATGAAGGCATCAACGTCCTGATCAATTTGCTCTACGCTTGTACCTTCCGGGAAACGCCATGCGATAGAGAAACCCACTTCCTGGAATTCCTCGATGTGCATTTTTTTACGCAGACGACGGCTACGGTTCTTTGCCATTATTTTACCCTCTCGAACATTAAGTCCCATACACCGTGACCAAGACGATGGCCACGCTGTTCAAATTTCGTCACCGGACGTGAATCCGGGCGCGGTACATAGTCGTTGCTCTCAGACTGGTTTTTATACCCGTCCAGAGACGACATCACTTCCAGCATATGTTCCGCATAAGGTTCCCAGTCGGTCGCCATGTGGAAGACGCCGCCCAGTTTAAGTTTGCTTTTTACAAGCTCAGCAAACTGCGCCTGAACGATACGGCGTTTATTATGACGTGCTTTGTGCCACGGGTCAGGGAAAAAGAGCTGAACCATGTTCAAAGAATTGTCAGGAATCATTTTGTGCAGCACTTCTACCGCGTCGTGACACATCACGCGCAGGTTTTCTACGCCCTCTTCATGGGCGGTGGCCAGACATGCACCCACACCCGGCGAGTGAACTTCAATACCGAGGAAACTCTGCTCCGGGCGCGCTTTGGCCATGGTCACAAGCGACGTACCCATGCCAAAACCAATCTCAAGCGTAACCGGTGTTTCACGGCCAAACAGTTCGGCGAAATCAACAGGCTGTTCACTGAACTCAACGCCCATCACCGGCCAGTAGTTATCCAGCGCATGTTGCTGCCCTTTGGTCAGGCGGCCCTGACGGCGGACAAAGCTGCGAATACGGCGCAGTGGGCGGCCGTTTTCATCAAATTCCGGTGAAATGACGTCGTTTTTCATAAAAGAGTTGTCTGCTTGTGAGAATGTTCGTGAAACGGGCATTATCCAAAGTTAAGGCTTCTATGCAAGCATGGGAAAGATCCGGTTTACAGCAGATTGACGCTGTGCTGCAATCTGCGTCCCTGATTATGTGAATCGATAACCATGCAAGCCTCTCAATTTTCAGCCCAGGTGCTGGACTGGTACGACAAATACGGGCGTAAAACCCTGCCCTGGCAAATTGAAAAAACGCCTTACAAAGTATGGCTCTCCGAAGTGATGTTGCAACAAACGCAGGTCGCCACGGTTATTCCTTATTTTGAGCGTTTTATGGCACGCTTCCCTACGGTGACCGACCTGGCGAATGCCCCGCTGGACGAGGTACTGCACCTGTGGACGGGGCTTGGCTATTACGCCCGTGCGCGTAATCTGCACAAAGCAGCACAGCAGGTTGCCACTCGCCATCATGGCAAATTCCCTGAAACCTTTGAAGAGGTTGCTGATTTACCTGGCGTTGGGCGCTCAACCGCAGGCGCGATCCTCTCTTTGTCATTAGGTAAACATTTCCCAATCCTCGACGGCAACGTCAAACGCGTGCTCGCACGTTCTTACGCGGTGGGCGGCTGGCCTGGCAAGAAAGACGTTGAGAAACGTCTGTGGGAAATCAGTGAAGTGGTCACGCCCGCTAAAGGTGTGGAACGTTTTAATCAGGCGATGATGGATCTGGGTGCGATGGTATGTACCCGTTCCCGACCTAAGTGCGAACTCTGTCCGGTGAATAATATTTGCGTGGCCTATGCCAACAACAGCTGGGCGCAGTACCCGGGCAAAAAACCGAAACAGACGCTTCCAGAGCGCACTGGCTACATGTTGCTGATGCAGCAGGGCGATGATGTATTTCTCGCCCAGCGCCCGCCAAGCGGCCTGTGGGGTGGTCTATACTGCTTCCCACAATTTGAAGATGAAGCATCGCTGCGGGAATGGCTTAAGCAGCGCGGGATTGCTGCCGATAACCTCATGCAACAGACCGCGTTTCGCCACACCTTCAGCCATTTCCATCTGGATATTGTGCCAATGTGGCTTCCCGTGTCCTCATTTGCCTCGTGCATGGATGAAGGTCCGGCTCTCTGGTATAACTTAGCGCAACCGCCATCAGTCGGGCTCGCGGCTCCCGTAGAGCGTCTGTTACAGCAATTACGTGCCGGTGCAATGGTTTAGCATCGGCTAGATAAAGAGGAATGAGTATGGCCAGAACCATTTTTTGCACTTTTTTACAGCGCGACGCTGAAGGACAAGACTTTCAGCTCTATCCAGGTGAAATAGGAAAGCGCATCTATAACGAAATCTCCAAAGAAGCCTGGGGACAGTGGCAGAAAAAGCAAACCATGCTGATTAACGAGAAAAAACTCAGCATGATGAACCCGGAACACCGCAAGCTGCTGGAACAAGAAATGGTGAACTTCCTGTTCGAAGGTAAAGACGTGCACATCGAAGGCTATACGCCACCGGAAAAATAATATTCTGCGGGCTGGTACCCGGCGGCGCTTCGCTTACCCGGGCCTACGGTTTCGTAGGCCGGGTAAGCGCAGCGCCAACCGGCGAAAGCAACGACTAAGCAAACACAACACGCACTCCCGGAATGATGAAAAAAATTTTAGCGCTAGCTCTTATTGCGCCGTTGCTTGTGTCTTGTTCGTCTAAAAAAGGCGATGATTACAACGAAGCCTGGGTAAAGGACACCAACGGTTTTGACATTTTGATGGGGCAATTTGCCCATAACATCGAAAACATTTGGGGATTTAACGAAGTTCTTATCGCTGGCCCTAAGGACTACGTTAAGTACACCGACGCTTATCAGACCCGTAGCCACATCAATTTTGATGACGGTACGATCACGGTCGAGACTATCGCAGGCACCGAACCTGCCGCGCACCTGCGCCAGGCCATCATCAAAACTCTGCTGATGGGCGACGATCCGGGCTCTATTGACCTCTACTCCGATGCTGACGACATTACTATCTCCAAAGAACCGTTCCTGTACGGTCAGGTTGTCGATCAGACCGGTCAGGCGATTCGCTGGGAAGGCCGCGCCACGAAATTCGCCGACTACCTGTTGCAAACGCGTCTGAAGAGCCGGACTAACGGGCTGCGTATTATTTACAGCGTGACCATCAATCTGGTGCCAAACCACCTTGATAAACGTGCACATAAATACGTGGGCATGGTGCGTCAGGCGTCGCGGAAATACGGTGTGGATGAGTCATTGATTCTCGCGATTATGCAGACCGAGTCTTCCTTTAACCCTTACGCCGTAAGCCGTTCTGATGCGTTGGGCCTGATGCAGGTTGTCCAGCACAGCGCCGGGAAAGACGTTTTCCGCTCGCAGGGGAAATCGGGGACGCCAAGTCGTAACTACCTGTTCGATCCGCAAAGCAACATTGATACCGGCACGGCTTATCTGGCGATGCTGAGCAATGTCTATCTTGGCGGAATTGATAACCCAACCTCACGTCGCTATGCGGTCATCACCGCGTATAACGGAGGTGCAGGCAGCGTACTGCGCGTCTTCTCAAATGACAAAGTGCAGGCCGCGAACATCATCAACAGCATGGCGCCGGGAGATGTCTATTCGACGCTGACCTCCCGCCACCCGTCTGCGGAATCCCGTCGTTATCTGTATAAGGTCAATACGGCGCAGAAGAACTACCGTCGCCGTTAGTCCCCTCACCCTGCCCTCTCCCCCTGTACGTTCCGGGGACATGGTAGACAGGTGTTCGGGGACATGGTGAACACTTTTTAACATCCTTTACCCATGGTGATCGACTTTTTCTTCAGGTCGATCACCCCCACTTTCGTGCTGTACCACCACACCTCGTAGCTGCCGTCTTCCTGCATCTCCTTCAGCCCGACCCGTTCTCCCCTGAACGCCTTGCCTGCGCTCAGACTTACCCCTTTCACGCTCAGCTTTCCGCTGATATCCACTTTCCTGACCATCACGCCCTCGTCGTATTCCGGGGGCGTGGTGTTGCCGCTGTACTGCCGCTCTGACGGCTTATACCGCGACCCCGGTACCGCCATATCCAGCGCCTCATGCGGGCGTTCAAGGTTATAGACTGTCCGCCAGTGGTCGAAGGCGCGCTGCAGTTCGCCCCCGCTCGCGAACCACTTCCCCTGCAGCACTTCTGCCTTCAGGCTCCGGTGAAAACGCTCCAGCTTACCCTGCGTCTGCGGATGATACGGCCGGGAGTGCCCCACCCGGATACCCAGACGCATCAGCCACAGCTCCAGCGCCGTCCAGGTGCCGGTGGTGTCTCCCCACGGAGAACCGTTGTCCATCGTCATCCGGTCCGGCAGGCCGTAGCGCTCAAACACGCTGACCAGCTGCTGCTGCACGGTCTCGCGCCGTTCATCGGTACAGTGCGCCAGGCACAGGGAAAATCGGGAGTGGTCGTCCAGCAGGGTGAGCGGATGGCAGCGGCCGCCTCCAAAGGGAAAGTGGCCCTTAAAATCCATCTGCCAGAGGCGGTTCGGCGCGTCATGTTCGAACCGTCCCGTGGCGGGAATGCCCGGTGAAGTGCCCGGCAGCAGACCGTGACGGGCCATGAGGTTATGGACGGTGCTGAAGGCGGGCATGGTGTGCCCCTGGTCTTCCAGCCAGCGCTTTATCTTGCGTGCGCCCCAGCGTTCATGGCGGTCATGCGCCATACGCAGCAGGGCAGTGATGTCGTCAGATGAGCGGTTCGGGGAATGGTGCGGTATGCGCGGGCGGTCCTGAAGGCCGGAGGCCCCTTCCTCCGCCCAGCGGCGAAGCCACTTATAGCCGGTGGCAGGTGAAATGCCGAAGCGACGGCAGAGGGAACGGATGTTCGCCCCGTCCTGCGAGGCGAACAAAACAAACTCGGTACGTAATGACATGGTATCTC encodes:
- a CDS encoding IS481 family transposase, yielding MESLMSWDARDTMSLRTEFVLFASQDGANIRSLCRRFGISPATGYKWLRRWAEEGASGLQDRPRIPHHSPNRSSDDITALLRIAHDRHERWGARKIKRWLEDQGHTMPAFSTVHNLMARHGLLPGTSPGIPATGRFEHDAPNRLWQMDFKGHFPFGGGRCHPLTLLDDHSRFSLCLAHCTDERRETVQQQLVSVFERYGLPDRMTMDNGSPWGDTTGTWTALELWLMRLGIRVGHSRPYHPQTQGKLERFHRSLKAEVLQGKWFASGGELQRAFDHWRTVYNLERPHEALDMAVPGSRYKPSERQYSGNTTPPEYDEGVMVRKVDISGKLSVKGVSLSAGKAFRGERVGLKEMQEDGSYEVWWYSTKVGVIDLKKKSITMGKGC
- a CDS encoding DUF2884 domain-containing protein; the protein is MMRKTLLAVALMATGFTAHAEYKCGVTPRDDVVLSPQTVQVKGENGNLVITPDGNVTFNGKQYNLSAAQREQAKDYQADLRTALPWIDEGALTRVEKSRVALDKIITKEVGESSNMRTRLTKLDKQLKEQMNRIIEHRTDGLTFHYKAIDQVRADGQQLVNQAMGGILQDSINEMGAKAVLKGGGNPLQGVLGSLGGLQTSIQNEWKNQEDDFQQFGKDVCKRVVSLEDSRKALVGTLK
- a CDS encoding YggL family protein, giving the protein MAKNRSRRLRKKMHIEEFQEVGFSIAWRFPEGTSVEQIDQDVDAFISDVIEPNKLAFDGSGYLSWEGLICLQEVGKCTEEHQAAVRKWLEDRKFEDVRISELFDIWWD
- the trmB gene encoding tRNA (guanosine(46)-N7)-methyltransferase TrmB — encoded protein: MKNDVISPEFDENGRPLRRIRSFVRRQGRLTKGQQHALDNYWPVMGVEFSEQPVDFAELFGRETPVTLEIGFGMGTSLVTMAKARPEQSFLGIEVHSPGVGACLATAHEEGVENLRVMCHDAVEVLHKMIPDNSLNMVQLFFPDPWHKARHNKRRIVQAQFAELVKSKLKLGGVFHMATDWEPYAEHMLEVMSSLDGYKNQSESNDYVPRPDSRPVTKFEQRGHRLGHGVWDLMFERVK
- the mutY gene encoding A/G-specific adenine glycosylase, with translation MQASQFSAQVLDWYDKYGRKTLPWQIEKTPYKVWLSEVMLQQTQVATVIPYFERFMARFPTVTDLANAPLDEVLHLWTGLGYYARARNLHKAAQQVATRHHGKFPETFEEVADLPGVGRSTAGAILSLSLGKHFPILDGNVKRVLARSYAVGGWPGKKDVEKRLWEISEVVTPAKGVERFNQAMMDLGAMVCTRSRPKCELCPVNNICVAYANNSWAQYPGKKPKQTLPERTGYMLLMQQGDDVFLAQRPPSGLWGGLYCFPQFEDEASLREWLKQRGIAADNLMQQTAFRHTFSHFHLDIVPMWLPVSSFASCMDEGPALWYNLAQPPSVGLAAPVERLLQQLRAGAMV
- a CDS encoding oxidative damage protection protein, encoding MARTIFCTFLQRDAEGQDFQLYPGEIGKRIYNEISKEAWGQWQKKQTMLINEKKLSMMNPEHRKLLEQEMVNFLFEGKDVHIEGYTPPEK
- the mltC gene encoding membrane-bound lytic murein transglycosylase MltC — its product is MKKILALALIAPLLVSCSSKKGDDYNEAWVKDTNGFDILMGQFAHNIENIWGFNEVLIAGPKDYVKYTDAYQTRSHINFDDGTITVETIAGTEPAAHLRQAIIKTLLMGDDPGSIDLYSDADDITISKEPFLYGQVVDQTGQAIRWEGRATKFADYLLQTRLKSRTNGLRIIYSVTINLVPNHLDKRAHKYVGMVRQASRKYGVDESLILAIMQTESSFNPYAVSRSDALGLMQVVQHSAGKDVFRSQGKSGTPSRNYLFDPQSNIDTGTAYLAMLSNVYLGGIDNPTSRRYAVITAYNGGAGSVLRVFSNDKVQAANIINSMAPGDVYSTLTSRHPSAESRRYLYKVNTAQKNYRRR
- a CDS encoding IS481 family transposase — encoded protein: MESLMSWDARDTMSLRTEFVLFASQDGANIRSLCRRFGISPATGYKWLRRWAEEGASGLQDRPRIPHHSPNRSSDDITALLRMAHDRHERWGARKIKRWLEDQGHTMPAFSTVHNLMARHGLLPGTSPGIPATGRFEHDAPNRLWQMDFKGHFPFGGGRCHPLTLLDDHSRFSLCLAHCTDERRETVQQQLVSVFERYGLPDRMTMDNGSPWGDTTGTWTALELWLMRLGIRVGHSRPYHPQTQGKLERFHRSLKAEVLQGKWFASGGELQRAFDHWRTVYNLERPHEALDMAVPGSRYKPSERQYSGNTTPPEYDEGVMVRKVDISGKLSVKGVSLSAGKAFRGERVGLKEMQEDGSYEVWWYSTKVGVIDLKKKSITMGKGC